GTGTCAAAGGATCATTTGAAAATCATAGAAATGATACGTGTGATTTGAATTCTTCAATCCGTACGGTTATTGGTAACTTCCGTGTCTTGCATGAAGATTACCAATTCTATCTCAATGATTTTGAGAGCTCAGAGCGTCCAGCACAGATTTACAGCCAACACTTTGAACAGGCGATTACTATTTTGATTGATAATGCGGTCAAGTATTCTCCTGTTAACAAGGAAATCCAGGTTACAATTAAGGCTCTGGAAGATGAAATGTTGGTACAAGTACAAGATAATGGTGAAGGGATATCTGATGAAGATATTGAGCATATCTTTGAACGCTTCTATCGTTCAGATAAGGCACGTAACCGTACATCCACTCAATCTGGTGTAGGTATTGGTTTATCAATTCTTTACCAGATTGTGGAGGCCTACCGATGTCGTATTGAGGTTAGTTCAGAGCTTGGTGTAGGGACATGTTTCGATTTTTACATTCCATTTGCGGATGGAGAAACGACGACACCTCAACTTGAGCTTTAAATCAATTTATAAGAGTCTTAGAGTGATTCTTGGTCGTGAGCACGCCTCGTTTAGAGCGTGCTTTTTATGTGTTTTTATGGTAAAATAGAGTACCGAATTTCAAAGATTGGTGGTGAAGTGCATGCGTTGTCCAAAATGTCAACATAATAAATCTAGTGTTATCGATAGCCGTCAGGCAGAGGATGGGAATACCATTCGTCGTCGTCGTGAGTGTGATTCTTGTCATGCTCGTTTTACAACTTTTGAGCGTGTGGAAGAAGTTCCACTTTTGGTTGTCAAAAAAGACGGTACTCGTGAACAATTCTCTCGCGATAAGATTTTCAATGGTATCTTGATGAGTGCTCAGAAGCGTCCGGTTTCTAGTGAGGATATCGAAAATGCCATCACCCGTATTGAGCAAAATATTCGCCGTAACCATGATGGAGAGGTTGATAGTGATGTCATTGGGAATTTAGTGATGAAAGAACTCGCTGACCTTGATGAAATTACTTATGTACGTTTTGCTAGTGTCTACCGTTCTTTCAAAGATGTTGATGAGATTGAAGAGTTGCTTCAAGAAATCACTAAGACTGTACGTGCGAAAAAAGAGTCTAAAAAATGAGACCTATTGAAGAATTTGTCTATGTTGGTAATCAGGTTATCGTTCCCGATCAGGCAAGTTTAATGCGTTGCTATTATCCCATTATTGGGAGTGAGGGATACGCTCTCTACCAGTATTTCGTGGCTTTTTATGACAATGGTAATCGCCGCCATAAGTTTGCGGCTATTCTGAATCACCTTAACTTTGGAATGCAGCCCCTTCAAGAAGCACTGGCGGTTCTGACAGCAGTAGATCTCTTGGCCTTTTACCAGTCACCTCAAGGGTTTTATGTGATAGAGCTTAAGTCTCCCTTAACAATTGAGCAGTTTCTAAAACATGCCGTTTATAGTTCACTTCTCGAGCAAAAGATTAGTGAACCAGCAGTAGACGCTTTGAAACCGGCAGGTCTCCAAGGATTGCAAGATTTATCTAAACGTTTTTCGGATGTCTTTACCGATGAGCGTTTGGCTCAAAAGTCTGTGTCTGAAATCAAGCCTAAAAATTCATTTGATTTAACTAGTTTTAGGAATCGTATGCAGGCTGATGGGCTTGTATTTACAGATGAAAAGACAGATGTGCCAGAAATATATAAATTGTCTGAGACTCATGGCATGAATTGGTATGATATCTATCTCTTAGCTAAAAAGACAGCCGTCAACCACCAGATTATTGTCAAGCGTATGCAGGTGCAATTAGAGCAGGCTCAAGCTCAAACATTAGGTGGTGACTCTGCTTTGACGGAGACTGAAGAAAAAATTCTTAAAGCGGTTAGGTCCGAAAAGCCTATAGATTACTTACAAGGTGCCAAAGGTCCAAGCGGGACTGTTACTAATTCTGAGAAGCAGATTCTCACGGATTTGGCACAAAGAGGCTTTATGGATGAGGTCATTAACCTCATGGTTGCCTACAGTTTGGGACGGACACGTTCGACGAATGTGAATCAAGAGTATATCTCTAAACTTGCTAACG
The DNA window shown above is from Streptococcus salivarius and carries:
- a CDS encoding DnaD domain protein; amino-acid sequence: MRPIEEFVYVGNQVIVPDQASLMRCYYPIIGSEGYALYQYFVAFYDNGNRRHKFAAILNHLNFGMQPLQEALAVLTAVDLLAFYQSPQGFYVIELKSPLTIEQFLKHAVYSSLLEQKISEPAVDALKPAGLQGLQDLSKRFSDVFTDERLAQKSVSEIKPKNSFDLTSFRNRMQADGLVFTDEKTDVPEIYKLSETHGMNWYDIYLLAKKTAVNHQIIVKRMQVQLEQAQAQTLGGDSALTETEEKILKAVRSEKPIDYLQGAKGPSGTVTNSEKQILTDLAQRGFMDEVINLMVAYSLGRTRSTNVNQEYISKLANDFDFKNILTAEQGLLALRSGYDKKSQQAKADSKKKTNVPSWSNPDYDNQTSQADQAKLDEIRRRALAKLEKGKE
- the nrdR gene encoding transcriptional regulator NrdR gives rise to the protein MRCPKCQHNKSSVIDSRQAEDGNTIRRRRECDSCHARFTTFERVEEVPLLVVKKDGTREQFSRDKIFNGILMSAQKRPVSSEDIENAITRIEQNIRRNHDGEVDSDVIGNLVMKELADLDEITYVRFASVYRSFKDVDEIEELLQEITKTVRAKKESKK